A stretch of Vicinamibacteria bacterium DNA encodes these proteins:
- a CDS encoding NADH:ubiquinone reductase (Na(+)-transporting) subunit A (uses the energy from reduction of ubiquinone-1 to ubiquinol to move Na(+) ions from the cytoplasm to the periplasm), protein IAEDRERVFLGWLTPGRNKFSVKPVFLSRLFPRRKLDLTTSTHGSHRAIVPIGSYEQVMPMDILPTFLLRALVMQDVERAQELGCLELEEEDLALCTFADVGKNDFGAHLRRVLTTIQKEG, encoded by the coding sequence AATCGCTGAAGATCGCGAGCGGGTGTTTCTCGGCTGGCTCACCCCGGGGCGAAACAAGTTCTCGGTCAAGCCCGTTTTTCTTTCCCGACTGTTTCCCCGCAGGAAGCTGGACTTGACGACTTCCACCCACGGCTCCCACCGCGCCATCGTTCCCATCGGCTCATATGAGCAGGTCATGCCCATGGATATACTTCCCACGTTCCTCTTGCGTGCGCTCGTCATGCAGGATGTCGAGCGCGCTCAGGAGCTCGGATGCCTCGAGCTCGAAGAAGAGGACCTCGCCCTCTGTACTTTCGCCGACGTGGGCAAGAACGATTTTGGAGCTCACTTGAGAAGAGTGCTGACGACGATCCAAAAAGAGGGGTAA